In Nitrosospira briensis C-128, a genomic segment contains:
- a CDS encoding alpha/beta hydrolase: protein MLFNLGLMAMAGYAVFAAAIFFVQPRFVYYPDFGRSITGTPDDLGLAYESVEITTADGEILHGWFVPAPVATATVLFMHGNAGSISHRLDYLPMFYRLGYNTFIFDYRGYGESSGTPSEAGTYLDAQVAWQYLIEKKALSPDSIVLFGESLGGAIAAWLAAQEKPALLVLASAFTSVPDMAAKMYPFLPVRLLSRFEYNTIDYLRNVTCPVFVAHSPQDEIVPFAHGQALYQAAPDPKQFLELQGGHNNGFIYMRDDWVKVLNEFIDKYVPPR from the coding sequence ATGCTGTTCAATTTAGGCCTCATGGCCATGGCTGGGTATGCCGTTTTCGCGGCGGCAATTTTTTTTGTGCAGCCGCGTTTTGTCTATTATCCGGATTTTGGGCGAAGCATTACCGGAACACCGGATGACCTGGGGCTTGCGTACGAGTCAGTGGAAATCACGACCGCTGACGGCGAAATCCTGCATGGCTGGTTTGTACCGGCCCCGGTCGCAACCGCAACCGTTTTGTTCATGCATGGCAACGCCGGAAGCATTTCGCACCGCCTGGACTATCTGCCGATGTTTTACCGGCTCGGTTACAATACATTCATTTTCGATTATCGCGGTTACGGCGAAAGTAGCGGAACGCCATCAGAGGCTGGCACCTATCTTGACGCTCAGGTCGCCTGGCAATACCTTATCGAAAAAAAAGCTTTGTCGCCTGATAGTATCGTTTTATTCGGGGAATCCCTCGGTGGCGCAATAGCAGCATGGCTTGCGGCACAGGAAAAGCCGGCTCTGCTGGTGTTGGCTTCCGCGTTTACTTCGGTACCCGACATGGCCGCGAAAATGTACCCGTTTTTGCCTGTACGGCTGCTGTCCCGTTTCGAGTACAACACGATTGACTACCTGCGAAACGTTACCTGCCCGGTATTTGTCGCGCATAGTCCGCAGGATGAAATCGTGCCGTTTGCGCATGGTCAGGCGCTATATCAGGCAGCACCCGATCCAAAGCAATTTCTGGAGTTGCAGGGCGGCCACAATAATGGTTTCATTTACATGCGGGACGATTGGGTGAAAGTGTTGAATGAATTTATCGACAAGTATGTGCCTCCACGCTGA
- a CDS encoding GNAT family N-acetyltransferase, with product MMHWLEPIQLKGALVTLDPLDINHIDPLKTAVMDGELWKLWFANVPSPAQIGNYVAKAIENARNGDIAFAVRLNDANRIVGTTRFYNVDEKNRRPMLGYTWYAKSACKTGVNTESKLLLLQHVFEQKKAIAVEFRTHFFNQASRTAIERLGAKQDGILRNHQVMRDGSVRDTVVYSILQHEWPSVKNNLTSRLSFHKHGNESAVAEITPAS from the coding sequence ATGATGCACTGGCTTGAACCTATCCAGCTCAAGGGAGCGCTTGTAACCCTTGACCCGCTTGATATCAATCACATCGATCCGTTAAAGACAGCGGTAATGGATGGAGAGTTGTGGAAGCTCTGGTTTGCCAACGTGCCCTCCCCTGCCCAAATCGGCAATTATGTGGCTAAAGCCATTGAAAATGCCAGGAACGGGGATATCGCGTTTGCGGTTCGGCTTAATGATGCGAACAGGATAGTGGGAACCACGCGCTTCTATAACGTGGACGAAAAAAACAGGCGACCGATGCTTGGCTATACCTGGTATGCAAAATCCGCCTGTAAAACAGGGGTAAATACCGAAAGCAAGCTGTTGCTGCTGCAACATGTCTTCGAGCAAAAAAAAGCCATCGCGGTAGAGTTCAGGACACATTTTTTCAACCAGGCTTCAAGAACGGCAATTGAACGACTGGGAGCGAAGCAGGACGGGATTTTACGCAATCACCAAGTAATGCGTGACGGTTCGGTTCGTGACACGGTTGTCTATTCGATACTCCAGCATGAATGGCCCTCGGTAAAAAACAATTTAACAAGCAGGCTCTCGTTCCACAAACACGGCAATGAATCCGCTGTGGCGGAAAT
- the ppa gene encoding inorganic diphosphatase: MNLDRVGSGRDVPNDFNVIIEIPMNADPIKYEVDKETGAMFVDRFMSTAMHYPCNYGYIPHTLSDDGDPVDVLVISPVPLISGVVVRCRALGMLEMTDEAGEDAKVLAVPVDKLCSLYRKKKSHDDLPELIRSQIAHFFAHYKDLEPNKWVKVNGWVGVKEAKAEIVNGVKRYNTAKKKPMF, from the coding sequence ATGAATCTCGACCGGGTTGGTTCAGGCCGTGACGTGCCCAACGATTTCAACGTCATCATAGAAATACCCATGAATGCCGATCCTATCAAGTACGAAGTTGACAAGGAAACCGGTGCAATGTTCGTGGATCGCTTCATGTCAACGGCGATGCACTACCCATGCAACTATGGTTATATTCCGCATACACTATCGGACGATGGAGATCCGGTGGATGTGCTGGTAATCTCGCCGGTTCCGCTTATTTCCGGTGTGGTCGTGCGATGCAGGGCCCTGGGAATGTTGGAAATGACCGATGAAGCCGGTGAAGACGCCAAAGTATTAGCCGTGCCTGTTGACAAGCTATGCAGCCTCTACCGCAAAAAAAAATCCCATGATGATTTACCTGAGCTGATTCGTTCACAAATTGCACATTTTTTCGCTCATTACAAGGATCTGGAACCAAACAAGTGGGTCAAGGTAAATGGCTGGGTTGGTGTCAAAGAAGCAAAAGCGGAAATCGTGAACGGTGTAAAACGCTATAACACAGCCAAAAAGAAGCCGATGTTTTAG